From a region of the Candida albicans SC5314 chromosome 1, complete sequence genome:
- the SUI2 gene encoding translation initiation factor eIF2 subunit alpha (Translation initiation factor eIF2, alpha chain; genes encoding ribosomal subunits, translation factors, and tRNA synthetases are downregulated upon phagocytosis by murine macrophage; stationary phase enriched protein), whose amino-acid sequence MSTTNCRFYENKYPEVDEVVMVNVQEIAEMGAYVKLLEYDNIEGMVLLSELSRRRIRSIQKLIRVGKNEVAVVLRVDKEKGYIDLSKKVVSAEDIVKCDERYNKSKAVHSILRHCAEKFNIPLERLYETIGWPLSRKYGHAYDAFKISITDPSVFDSVDVPSKDVLEELKLYISRRLTPQAINIRADVDVSCFSYEGIDAIKEALKAAESVSTSQMQVKAKLVAAPLYFITVQALDKNEGVKLLEKAIEKITESIEASGGNCKVSMPPKAVSANEDAELERMLQRREAEDKDSSDEEDDA is encoded by the coding sequence ATGAGTACAACAAATTGCAGATTTTATGAAAACAAGTATCCAGAAGTGGATGAAGTTGTTATGGTCAACGTCCAGGAAATTGCCGAGATGGGTGCATACGTGAAGTTGTTAGAATATGACAATATCGAAGGGATGGTGTTATTATCGGAATTGTCGAGAAGACGTATTCGTTCTATCCAAAAATTGATCCGTGTCGGTAAGAACGAAGTGGCCGTAGTATTGAGAGTTGACAAGGAAAAGGGATACATTGATTTGTCCAAAAAAGTTGTTTCAGCTGAAGATATAGTGAAGTGTGATGAAAgatataataaatcaaaagcTGTCCACTCCATCTTGAGACATTGTGCCGAAAAATTTAACATTCCTTTGGAAAGATTATATGAAACCATTGGGTGGCCCTTAAGTAGAAAGTATGGTCATGCGTATGATGCTTTCAAGATATCTATCACCGATCCTTCTGTTTTTGACAGTGTCGATGTACCTTCAAAGGACGTATTGGAAGAATTAAAGTTATACATTTCAAGAAGATTAACACCTCAGGCAATTAACATCAGAGCCGATGTTGATGTCTCGTGTTTTAGTTACGAAGGTATAGATGCTATAAAGGAAGCTTTAAAAGCTGCTGAGAGCGTCTCAACTTCACAAATGCAAGTCAAGGCTAAATTGGTGGCTGCTCCATTGTACTTCATTACTGTTCAAGCCTTGGATAAGAATGAAGGTGTCAAACTTTTAGAAAAAgccattgaaaaaatcaccGAATCAATTGAAGCTAGCGGCGGTAACTGTAAAGTCAGTATGCCTCCAAAGGCTGTTTCGGCTAACGAAGATGCAGAATTAGAACGTATGTTGCAAAGAAGAGAAGCCGAAGACAAAGATTCATCTGACGAGGAAGATGACGCATAA
- a CDS encoding uncharacterized protein (Protein of unknown function; protein newly produced during adaptation to the serum) has protein sequence MSTESTAPAINRLVLLYDKPKYYHTIMLLKELRELENNFITVIEIETIDKFLKETTITSVKFQHLHMCIEYNDQFKANLQKFINFLKNNQKMIDDIGDLSYHIHFEPGKKWKEYTKSEVKKYTEFLKVLRDAGASKVVHCSVINKYDMDTVYITEKEDLAKLGKEIQSDIDFWENLEILDYGESSIRFLPGVKLPDSLKILNIGGGYALETLAGFKMPPKLEQLSAGQGAMPSIDDIVFPPTLKSLEIPENKIYFLDYVKFPPSLKDLDVSQNRIESLKDVNFPSGLETLSLCFNPIESLKGVKFPESLQLLDISNIPNESMAGVKFPESLEVLNLQSSMTTTRGLKLPQHLKHLILSGNGINSINPLKLPNTIEILYLNQNHIKTLNKVVFPPKLRELYLGVNLITTLKNVAFPATIEVLDFEQDPFFYENDKHITTLKDVILPPNLKTLKLSYHGIKTIESFEFPASLRYLSLAYNELRLIRNVKFGNHLKTLDLSGNQDLQSLDNVIIPESVTELRVPPQLVANLPAYVIERANENRLIIKKDDIESE, from the coding sequence ATGTCAACTGAATCTACTGCACCAGCAATCAACAGATTAGTATTGTTGTATGACAAGCCAAAGTACTATCATACGATTATGCTCCTAAAAGAGCTAAGAGAGTTGGAGAATAACTTTATAACTGTAATTGAGATAGAAACTATTGACAAATTCCTTAAAGAGACGACAATAACATCAGTCAAATTTCAGCATTTACACATGTGCATCGAGTACAATGACCAATTCAAGGCTAATTtgcaaaaatttataaatttcttgaagaacaatcaaaaaatgaTCGATGATATTGGGGACCTTTCTTATCATATTCATTTTGAACCTGGTAAAAAATGGAAAGAGTACACCAAATCGGAAGTGAAAAAGTATACTGAGTTCTTGAAGGTGCTTCGTGACGCCGGAGCCAGTAAAGTGGTCCATTGTTCGGTGATAAACAAGTACGACATGGATACAGTGTATATCACAGAGAAAGAGGACCTAGCTAAACTTGGTAAGGAGATTCAACTGGACATTGACTTTTGGGAAAATCTTGAAATCCTAGACTATGGAGAAAGCAGTATTCGATTTTTGCCAGGGGTGAAATTACCAGACTCtttgaagattttgaatatCGGAGGTGGGTACGCCTTGGAGACTTTAGCCGGATTCAAGATGCCGCCAAAACTTGAGCAGTTATCTGCTGGACAGGGAGCAATGCCctcaattgatgatattgtttTCCCACCTACTTTAAAGAGTTTGGAGATTCCCGAAAACAAGATATATTTCCTAGACTATGTGAAGTTCCCTCCTTCGTTAAAGGATCTCGATGTTTCTCAAAACCGAATTGAATCCTTAAAAGATGTTAACTTCCCGAGTGGCCTAGAGACACTCAGTCTCTGTTTCAATCCAATCGAGAGCTTAAAAGGAGTCAAGTTTCCTGAGTCGCTACAGTTATTGGACATCTCCAACATTCCCAATGAATCTATGGCAGGTGTCAAATTTCCGGAGCTGTTAGAAGTGTTGAACTTACAGTCGTCCATGACAACTACTAGAGGTTTGAAACTACCCCAGCATTTGAagcatttgattttaagTGGAAATGGGATCAATAGCATAAATCCACTAAAATTGCCAAACactattgaaattttgtaCTTGAATCAAAACCACATCAAAACTTTGAACAAGGTCGTTTTCCCTCCCAAATTGCGTGAACTATATTTGGGGGTCAATCTTATCACgactttgaaaaatgtaGCGTTCCCTGCTACAATCGAAGTTCTAGATTTTGAACAGGATCCGTTCTTTTATGAAAACGACAAGCACATCACTACATTAAAGGATGTAATTTTGCCgccaaatttgaaaacattgaaATTATCGTACCACGGGATAAAAACTATTGAATCGTTCGAGTTTCCTGCTAGTTTGCGATACCTTAGTCTAGCTTACAATGAACTTCGGTTAATTAGAAATGTCAAGTTTGGAAATCACTTGAAAACTTTAGATTTGAGTGGCAATCAGGATTTGCAGAGTCTTGACAATGTAATTATCCCTGAATCAGTCACAGAGTTGAGAGTTCCGCCTCAATTGGTTGCCAATTTGCCAGCCTATGTTATTGAAAGAGCGAATGAAAATAGACTTATCATCAAGAAAGATGATATTGAGTCTGAGTAG